The Notoacmeibacter ruber DNA segment GACGGTCTTACCGGCTTTCCGAAGCTTCAGTACCTCATCGCGATCAATTCGGCGTTTGCCGCCCTTGTAGATGCCTTTCGACTTGGCGCGCTCAATACCTTCGCGCTGTCGCTCCTTAATGAAACGACGCTCCATTTGTGCAACCATGCCGAGCACGGTCAGGATCACATGGCCCATTTCGCCCCGGGTGGAAACGTGGGGATCCAGAACGGTAAC contains these protein-coding regions:
- a CDS encoding helix-turn-helix domain-containing protein encodes the protein VTVLDPHVSTRGEMGHVILTVLGMVAQMERRFIKERQREGIERAKSKGIYKGGKRRIDRDEVLKLRKAGKTVSAIARKVGCSRMQVYRIIDAIRC